The Acidobacteriota bacterium genome has a segment encoding these proteins:
- a CDS encoding WG repeat-containing protein — protein MKKRITLIACLAVFAVFGSAAEKNKPESDALFPFVHEGRWGYMNIKGAVVIPPQFNEARPFSEGLACVRTGRRFAYIDKKGESIFSVSVAWAGDFSEGLARVRLGRDWAYIDKKGQVVLNVEFEAVDDFSEGLAAVMMGDQFGYINKKGELVIGPNFDLARGFYEGLAAVKPRSGFSSVDSDGNVLSDPIWIHSKWGYIDMSGKMVIEPQFEFAGNFSEGLSCVWIDEGWGYIDAKGKFTIEPKLETARKFSEGLGVVRRNGKWGYINKSGKTVIEHRFDEAQPFSEGLARVEVGDKTGYIDKKGKFIWEPTPGWRPGEHSHGQAHQHHEP, from the coding sequence ATGAAAAAAAGAATAACCCTCATCGCCTGCCTTGCCGTTTTCGCCGTTTTCGGAAGCGCCGCCGAGAAAAACAAGCCGGAGAGCGACGCCCTGTTTCCCTTCGTCCATGAGGGCCGGTGGGGCTACATGAACATCAAGGGGGCGGTGGTGATTCCGCCGCAATTCAACGAAGCGCGGCCCTTCTCCGAAGGGCTGGCGTGCGTGAGGACTGGCCGGCGGTTCGCCTACATCGACAAGAAGGGAGAATCGATCTTCTCCGTGTCGGTGGCTTGGGCGGGAGATTTCTCGGAAGGGCTGGCGCGCGTCCGCCTTGGCCGCGACTGGGCCTACATCGACAAGAAGGGCCAGGTCGTCCTCAACGTGGAGTTCGAGGCCGTGGACGACTTCTCGGAAGGACTGGCGGCCGTCATGATGGGCGATCAATTCGGCTACATCAACAAAAAGGGAGAACTCGTCATCGGGCCGAATTTCGACCTGGCAAGAGGCTTTTACGAAGGGCTGGCCGCGGTAAAGCCCAGAAGCGGATTTAGTTCCGTCGATTCCGACGGAAATGTTCTCAGCGACCCGATCTGGATTCACAGCAAGTGGGGCTACATTGACATGTCGGGAAAGATGGTCATCGAACCGCAGTTCGAGTTCGCGGGAAATTTTTCCGAGGGACTTTCGTGCGTCTGGATAGACGAGGGGTGGGGCTACATCGATGCGAAAGGAAAATTCACCATCGAACCGAAGCTGGAGACGGCCAGAAAATTTTCGGAAGGACTGGGTGTCGTCCGGCGGAACGGCAAGTGGGGTTACATCAACAAGTCGGGAAAGACGGTCATCGAGCATCGGTTCGACGAGGCACAGCCGTTTTCCGAGGGCCTTGCGCGCGTCGAGGTAGGCGACAAGACCGGCTACATTGACAAAAAGGGAAAATTCATCTGGGAGCCCACGCCGGGGTGGCGTCCAGGAGAACACTCGCATGGCCAAGCCCATCAGCACCACGAACCATAG
- a CDS encoding cation transporter — protein sequence MGLEHTHPHRVAPPPREAERECERFPLAGEDASPAAAEHRPRARRRLLWAMGLTGTMMVVEAVFGFLTNSLALLSDAGHMFTHFFALAVSYFAIVIASMPTTRERSFGLYRTEVLAAVLNGVTLLLVTLYIFYEAAHRFIAPKPIASMQMLVVAVLGLVVNLATALLLWRAGEKHDLNVRSAFLHMLGDTASSVGIVATAAVIHVTSWLWLDPAVSVLIAALIVIWSWQLLRDSVHVLLESTPRHLTVGEVAESLRRDPDVRALCRRISGAEHLDIHDIHIWEITSRMYAMTAHIALPDHQLKESAPLLARIRTLLRERFAISHTVLEIEPAAEAPLPPLSN from the coding sequence ATGGGTCTCGAGCACACTCACCCGCACCGTGTCGCGCCGCCCCCGCGTGAAGCCGAGCGCGAGTGCGAGCGCTTCCCACTCGCGGGGGAAGACGCGTCCCCGGCCGCCGCCGAGCACCGGCCGCGCGCGCGCAGGCGGCTTTTGTGGGCGATGGGGCTCACAGGAACGATGATGGTCGTCGAGGCCGTGTTCGGGTTTTTGACGAACAGCCTCGCGCTCCTCTCCGACGCGGGACACATGTTCACGCACTTCTTCGCCCTCGCCGTGTCCTACTTCGCCATCGTGATCGCCTCGATGCCCACGACGCGGGAGCGCTCCTTCGGCCTCTACCGCACCGAGGTGCTCGCCGCCGTCCTGAACGGCGTCACGCTTCTCCTCGTCACGCTCTACATCTTCTACGAGGCCGCCCACCGCTTCATCGCCCCGAAGCCCATCGCGTCCATGCAGATGCTCGTGGTGGCCGTCCTGGGCCTCGTGGTCAATCTGGCGACGGCGCTTCTGCTGTGGCGCGCGGGCGAGAAGCACGACCTGAACGTGCGGAGCGCCTTTCTGCACATGCTGGGCGACACGGCCTCCTCGGTCGGCATCGTCGCAACGGCGGCGGTCATCCACGTCACGTCGTGGCTCTGGCTAGACCCGGCGGTAAGCGTCCTGATCGCGGCGCTCATCGTTATCTGGTCGTGGCAGCTCCTGCGCGATTCGGTGCACGTGCTGCTCGAATCGACGCCTCGCCACCTCACCGTTGGCGAGGTCGCCGAGAGCCTGCGCCGCGACCCGGACGTCCGGGCGCTCTGCCGCCGCATCTCCGGTGCCGAGCACCTCGACATTCACGACATCCACATCTGGGAGATCACGTCCCGCATGTACGCCATGACGGCCCACATCGCGCTCCCCGACCACCAGCTCAAGGAGAGCGCGCCGCTTCTCGCGCGCATCCGGACCCTGCTGCGCGAGCGTTTCGCCATCTCGCACACTGTGCTCGAGATCGAGCCCGCCGCGGAGGCGCCGCTTCCCCCGCTTTCTAATTAA
- a CDS encoding carbohydrate binding family 9 domain-containing protein: MRSRKWLSLLGCTGFALPSLMASEAAAPVSHSVRAERVELDSVVLDGEFDEAVWQRAQPAAGFRQRTPDNGAPASERTEIRAAYDELNVYFAVLCRDGDPGAIIADEQGRDADLRRNDSVQIILDTFHDFRSGYIFETNPQGARYDAAFMWTGLAYEEGEWWELKTQVTRNKNWDEIWDVRAKITDLGWQAEVRIPFSSLRFYPRKTEPWGVTFVRRIRRKNEIVSWPFLSREQSVLRLSLAGDLLGLERIRHGRAIEVKPYALAEVSRMPSLGEPDTDESATVGLDVKFSLGPNLTADLTLNTDFSQTDVDIQKVNLTRFDLFFPEKREFFLESSEDFRFGKGQVIEPFFSRRIGMVENVDEEGEIVPLLGGLKLTGKLGRYRLGALSIHTNQHTLSDGSRVPETNFSVLRLRRDVRERSSIGLLAVNQETFGRSCGESDCTDGVDNDEDDETDENFYASFNRTYGVDSDFQFLKSAFIRAFVSKTHTPGLDENDYAGMLYGGWRSELWEWNLSHLVIEDNYNPEVGFVPRTGVRTYPYVAFYPQLNRRRVRELLIFAETKYWSDAGNDRLSRDSMANFAVTFQGGDQLSATVFDHFERIRWEDEFEIHPGIWITEGDYDFEKFELWYGSDPGRALSTWLGVGKGSLYDGHRDMYSGELYAYLGERLFFYVGYERNEIKLPVGDFNTDLALMRVNYSFSTRASLTSSFQFNSTTDDLSSNLRFRWIWREGSDLFIVYNERRDVERHTWDRRFFPDRRITDRSLVVKWTVQFNIGGG; the protein is encoded by the coding sequence ATGCGTTCGCGAAAATGGCTGAGCCTCCTGGGATGCACGGGCTTTGCCCTGCCTTCACTCATGGCTTCCGAAGCGGCGGCGCCGGTTTCTCACTCCGTGCGTGCGGAGCGCGTCGAGCTCGACTCCGTCGTACTCGACGGCGAATTCGACGAGGCGGTCTGGCAAAGGGCTCAGCCCGCGGCGGGCTTCCGGCAGCGCACCCCTGACAACGGCGCCCCCGCCTCCGAGCGCACGGAAATCCGCGCCGCCTACGACGAGCTGAACGTCTACTTCGCCGTCCTCTGCCGCGACGGCGACCCCGGCGCCATCATCGCCGATGAGCAGGGGCGCGACGCCGACCTCAGGCGGAACGATTCTGTTCAGATCATCCTCGACACGTTCCACGATTTCAGAAGCGGCTACATCTTCGAGACCAACCCGCAGGGCGCGCGCTACGACGCGGCGTTCATGTGGACGGGCCTTGCCTATGAAGAAGGGGAGTGGTGGGAGCTAAAGACCCAGGTAACGCGCAACAAGAACTGGGACGAGATCTGGGACGTGCGGGCGAAGATCACCGACCTCGGGTGGCAGGCGGAGGTGCGCATCCCGTTTTCGTCCCTGCGTTTCTATCCCAGGAAAACCGAGCCCTGGGGCGTTACGTTCGTGCGCCGAATACGCCGCAAGAACGAGATCGTGTCCTGGCCTTTCCTCTCGCGCGAGCAGAGCGTCCTTCGCCTTTCGCTAGCGGGCGATCTCCTGGGCCTGGAGAGAATCCGCCACGGGCGCGCCATCGAGGTCAAGCCCTACGCCCTTGCGGAGGTGTCGCGCATGCCCTCGCTCGGGGAGCCCGATACGGACGAAAGCGCCACCGTCGGCCTCGACGTCAAGTTCAGTCTGGGCCCCAACCTCACGGCCGACCTTACGCTCAACACCGATTTCTCGCAGACCGATGTGGACATCCAGAAGGTGAACCTGACGCGGTTCGATCTCTTCTTCCCGGAGAAGCGCGAATTCTTTCTCGAAAGCTCGGAGGATTTCAGGTTCGGAAAGGGCCAGGTCATCGAGCCCTTCTTCAGCCGCCGCATCGGAATGGTCGAGAACGTGGACGAGGAGGGCGAGATCGTCCCCCTCCTCGGCGGCCTAAAGCTGACCGGCAAGCTGGGGCGCTACCGCCTCGGAGCCCTCAGCATTCACACGAACCAGCACACCCTCTCCGACGGGAGCCGCGTGCCGGAGACGAATTTCTCCGTCCTGCGCCTGAGGCGCGACGTCCGGGAGCGCTCGAGCATCGGCCTGCTCGCGGTCAACCAGGAGACGTTCGGCCGCAGCTGCGGCGAGTCCGATTGCACCGACGGCGTCGACAACGACGAGGACGACGAGACGGACGAGAACTTCTACGCCTCTTTCAACCGAACTTACGGAGTCGATTCCGATTTCCAGTTCCTGAAGAGCGCGTTCATCAGGGCGTTCGTATCCAAGACCCACACGCCCGGCCTCGACGAGAACGACTACGCCGGGATGCTGTACGGCGGCTGGAGGAGCGAGCTGTGGGAGTGGAATCTTTCCCACCTCGTCATCGAAGACAACTACAATCCGGAGGTGGGCTTCGTTCCCCGCACGGGCGTGCGCACCTATCCCTACGTCGCCTTCTACCCCCAGCTCAACCGCCGCCGCGTGCGCGAGCTTTTGATCTTCGCGGAAACGAAGTACTGGTCCGACGCGGGGAACGACCGCCTCTCGCGCGACTCGATGGCGAACTTCGCCGTCACGTTCCAGGGCGGCGACCAACTGTCGGCCACCGTGTTCGACCACTTCGAGCGCATCAGGTGGGAGGACGAGTTCGAGATACATCCCGGCATCTGGATCACGGAAGGCGATTACGACTTCGAGAAGTTCGAGCTGTGGTACGGCTCCGACCCAGGGAGAGCGCTTTCCACGTGGCTGGGCGTGGGAAAGGGCTCTCTCTACGACGGCCACAGGGACATGTACTCCGGTGAACTTTATGCCTATCTCGGAGAGAGGCTATTCTTCTACGTCGGTTACGAGCGGAACGAGATAAAACTTCCGGTGGGGGATTTCAACACCGATCTGGCGCTCATGCGCGTGAACTACTCCTTCTCGACGCGGGCGTCCCTGACCAGTTCCTTTCAGTTCAACTCCACGACCGACGACCTGTCGAGCAACCTTCGCTTCCGGTGGATCTGGCGCGAGGGGAGCGACCTCTTCATCGTCTACAACGAGCGCCGCGACGTGGAGCGCCACACGTGGGATCGCCGCTTCTTCCCCGACAGGCGCATCACGGACCGCTCCCTCGTCGTCAAGTGGACGGTGCAGTTCAACATCGGGGGAGGATGA